A part of Perca fluviatilis chromosome 15, GENO_Pfluv_1.0, whole genome shotgun sequence genomic DNA contains:
- the LOC120575176 gene encoding proton channel OTOP2-like — protein sequence MRTVAQQMLLTCNKLLSRKTPNDVIEAHPSNIETAAQMNNIQHLPSPPHAPSVRASVRHVEAVVRAHRSGGWLLSGIICINILILGCALVSGSAFNIVAITAEHRQIFLIILLLLTMLWMLFYAVFTSRKDQAVLFKDSHAGPVWLRAGLLLFGFLSFLIDIFRIVTYVGYLHCDSAVNPRIMVKVAFPVVQALFLFVQTYFLWIHAKDCVELHTNLTQCGLTLTLSTNLVVWMTAVTEESVHQTKIPDLNFTVSQKIYKASYDKCTCSHSVCDTFKEASYYLYPFHIEYSLFASAMTYVMWKNVGRVVADHSHHSVKFRPKDVCLGPVTGILLVVAGVVTFIVYEVDILTEDKKRNQALRIHFIMNIVIVSLMCLSTVIGCIIYRLDHREHVSEKNPTRSLDVGLLVGASLGQFIISYFSIVAVVATGAKGYLNGLNLSWAVLMVLQLGLQNYFIIEGLHREPFHVMQEAALHTNAHAFQEHDMSVVPKSRKSRYFLTSSCDKPCWKRRVLKEVCAFLLLGNIILWIMPAFGARPQFDHPIEIQFYTFTMWATIVNIGLPFGIFYRMHSVASLFEVFLFC from the exons ATGAGAACTGTTGCTCAACAGATGCTCCTGACCTGCAACAAACTTCTCTCTAG GAAAACACCAAATGATGTTATTGAGGCCCATCCATCCAACATTGAGACGGCAGCACAGATGAACAACATCCAACATTTGCCCAGCCCTCCTCATGCTCCCAGTGTGAGAGCGAGCGTTCGCCATGTGGAGGCGGTGGTGAGGGCCCACCGTAGTGGTGGATGGCTCCTGTCTGGCATCATCTGCATCAACATCCTGATCCTGGGCTGCGCTCTAGTCAGCGGCAGTGCTTTCAACATCGTGGCCATTACTGCTGAGCACAGGCAAATCTTCCTCatcattctcctcctcctcactatGTTGTGGATGCTGTTTTACGCAGTCTTCACCTCTCGAAAGGATCAAGCAGTTTTGTTCAAGGATAGCCACGCGGGGCCTGTGTGGCTCCGAG CTGGACTTCTGTTGTTTGGGTTTCTCAGTTTCCTCATCGACATCTTCAGGATTGTCACTTATGTGGGCTACCTTCACTGTGATTCTGCTGTTAACCCTCGTATTAT GGTTAAAGTTGCCTTCCCTGTCGTACAAGctctgtttctgtttgtccag ACATACTTCCTGTGGATTCATGCAAAGGACTGTGTGGAGCTACACACAAATTTAACGCa GTGTGGGCTTACTCTAACGCTTTCAACTAACCTGGTGGTGTGGATGACAGCAGTTACTGAGGAATCAGTTCACCAGACTAAGATACCTGATCTAAATTTCACTGTCTCACAGAAGATCTACAAAG CCAGCTATGACAAGTGTACTTGCAGCCACTCGGTGTGTGACACCTTCAAAGAAGCCTCCTACTACCTGTACCCCTTCCACATAGAATACAGCCTCTTTGCTTCGGCTATGACCTACGTCATGTGGAAAAATGTTGGTCGGGTTGTGGCCGATCACAGCCACCACAGTGTTAAATTCCGTCCAAAGGATGTGTGTTTGGGACCTGTAACAGGAATACTCCTGGTGGTGGCAGGAGTTGTAACATTCATAGTGTACGAGGTGGACATACTAACGGAGGACAAGAAGAGAAACCAAGCTCTGCGGATTCATTTTATTATGAATATAGTGATAGTGAGCCTGATGTGCCTCTCCACTGTGATTGGCTGTATCATCTACAGGCTGGACCACAGGGAACACGTATCGGAGAAAAACCCCACTCGCAGCCTGGATGTGGGGCTGCTGGTGGGAGCCTCACTGGGCCAGTTCATCATCAGCTATTTCTCGATTGTGGCTGTGGTGGCAACCGGAGCCAAAGGGTATCTGAACGGCCTCAACCTATCCTGGGCCGTGCTGATGGTGCTCCAGCTCGGCCTGCAGAACTACTTCATCATCGAAGGCCTCCATCGGGAGCCCTTCCACGTGATGCAGGAAGCAGCTCTGCACACAAACGCTCACGCCTTCCAGGAACATGACATGAGCGTTGTCCCGAAGAGCCGTAAGTCCAGGTACTTCCTGACGTCAAGCTGTGATAAGCCATGTTGGAAAAGAAGAGTACTGAAGGAAGTCTGTGCCTTTTTGCTGCTTGGTAACATtatt CTGTGGATCATGCCTGCCTTCGGTGCTCGTCCCCAGTTTGATCATCCCATCGAGATACAATTCTACACATTCACAATGTGGGCGACCATTGTGAATATCGGACTTCCTTTTGGAATCTTCTACCGCATGCACTCTGTCGCCAGCCTCTTTGAGGTGTTCTTATTCTGTTAA